One window from the genome of Phycisphaerales bacterium encodes:
- a CDS encoding UbiA prenyltransferase family protein encodes MSAAAYVKLARVGDWAKNLFVFPALLASGKTTEPAAIGAAFIAFFAFSFTASGVYCINDALDWKSDRLHPVKRKRPIASGAISPTAGMAAGIAWLAAGIGLSFATGSGRLATVLLCYLLLQVLYNTLLKRIAMVDVITLSIGFVLRAWAGAVAIGVIASLWLLETVFCVCLFLALIKRLCDLSSLKDGSAVGEARWHAAAGYQSVEELNWMLAVSAACSVLTFLMYSLSSHSATGPGVRGLALLTPLVVVAMFRIYRAALRGTSDSPFAILTEDNVVIACSVLFAIASTALLAIAPLGEAVDRVFGL; translated from the coding sequence TTGAGCGCGGCGGCGTATGTCAAACTGGCTCGAGTCGGCGACTGGGCCAAGAACCTGTTCGTCTTTCCCGCGCTGCTCGCATCAGGGAAAACGACCGAACCGGCGGCGATCGGGGCCGCTTTCATCGCTTTTTTTGCGTTTTCGTTCACCGCCAGCGGTGTCTACTGCATCAACGACGCCCTCGACTGGAAGAGCGACCGGCTGCACCCGGTCAAGCGGAAGCGGCCCATAGCCAGCGGGGCCATCTCGCCCACGGCCGGGATGGCGGCGGGAATCGCGTGGCTGGCGGCGGGGATCGGGCTGAGTTTCGCCACGGGCAGCGGCCGGCTCGCGACGGTACTGCTGTGCTACCTGCTGCTGCAGGTGCTCTACAACACGCTGCTCAAGCGCATCGCCATGGTCGATGTCATCACGCTGTCGATCGGCTTCGTGCTCCGCGCCTGGGCCGGGGCCGTGGCGATCGGCGTCATCGCGAGTTTGTGGCTGCTGGAGACGGTGTTTTGCGTGTGTCTGTTTCTGGCGCTGATCAAGCGACTGTGCGATCTGAGTTCACTTAAGGACGGTTCCGCAGTGGGCGAAGCGCGGTGGCACGCGGCGGCGGGCTACCAGAGCGTGGAAGAGTTGAACTGGATGCTCGCCGTCAGCGCGGCGTGCTCGGTACTGACCTTTCTCATGTACAGCCTGTCGAGCCACAGCGCCACCGGGCCGGGCGTGCGCGGGCTGGCGCTGCTCACGCCGCTGGTGGTTGTGGCGATGTTCCGCATCTACCGCGCAGCGCTGCGGGGCACGAGCGACAGCCCGTTTGCGATCCTCACGGAAGACAACGTGGTGATCGCGTGCAGCGTGCTGTTCGCGATCGCTTCGACGGCGCTGCTGGCGATCGCGCCGCTGGGCGAAGCCGTGGACCGGGTGTTCGGGTTGTAA
- the sdhB gene encoding succinate dehydrogenase iron-sulfur subunit: MTNTHAPAAVRSIDSPRSSRKVRLRIKRQDGPGKPSRWEEFDVPVVPGANVISCLQWICANPRTIEGKSTQPPVWDAGCLEEVCGACTMVINGKVRQSCSCLIDEYAPNDGDVITLEPMSKFPVVRDLWVDRARMFNELKRIKGWVPIDGTWDLGPGPRSTPDKQAMRYRISECMTCGCCLEACPQYLENNNFVGANAVAQVRLFNEHEVGASLEGDRLDALMGPGGLNDCGNAQNCVKVCPKHIPLTEAIGAMGRALTVHSIKRFFTGS; the protein is encoded by the coding sequence ATGACCAACACCCACGCACCCGCCGCCGTCCGCAGCATCGACTCGCCGCGCTCCTCCCGCAAAGTCCGCCTGCGCATCAAGCGGCAGGATGGCCCGGGCAAGCCCAGCCGGTGGGAAGAGTTCGACGTCCCCGTCGTCCCCGGCGCCAACGTCATCAGCTGTCTGCAGTGGATCTGCGCCAATCCGCGCACAATCGAGGGAAAATCGACGCAACCACCCGTGTGGGACGCCGGCTGCCTCGAAGAAGTCTGCGGCGCCTGCACCATGGTCATCAACGGCAAGGTGCGGCAGTCCTGCTCGTGCCTTATCGATGAATACGCCCCAAACGACGGCGATGTCATCACTTTGGAGCCGATGTCCAAGTTTCCCGTCGTCCGCGACCTCTGGGTCGATCGCGCCCGCATGTTCAACGAACTCAAGCGGATCAAGGGCTGGGTGCCCATCGACGGCACGTGGGACCTGGGCCCCGGACCCCGCTCCACGCCCGACAAACAGGCCATGCGCTATCGCATCTCCGAGTGCATGACGTGCGGCTGCTGCCTCGAAGCCTGTCCGCAATACCTTGAAAACAATAACTTTGTGGGCGCCAACGCCGTCGCCCAAGTCCGCCTGTTCAACGAACACGAAGTCGGCGCGTCCCTCGAGGGCGACCGGCTCGACGCCCTCATGGGCCCCGGCGGCCTCAATGACTGCGGAAATGCCCAGAACTGCGTGAAAGTCTGCCCGAAACACATCCCCCTGACCGAAGCCATCGGCGCCATGGGCCGGGCCCTGACGGTCCATTCCATCAAGCGGTTCTTTACGGGAAGCTGA
- a CDS encoding PilZ domain-containing protein produces MSAPLAFTGPDRRRHSRFATPPMYHSVSVRPIESIEASLDGHAYDISEGGAQIELDENLPIGAEVALCLHLPPGFDTGPGRSIVILGRIIWVEEDETPGPTRMAIAFREFARDVDAARLRRYLYRGQLRVAA; encoded by the coding sequence ATGAGCGCCCCCCTCGCCTTCACCGGCCCCGATCGCCGGCGGCACAGCCGCTTTGCCACTCCGCCGATGTACCACTCCGTTTCAGTGCGGCCGATCGAGTCGATTGAGGCCTCGCTGGATGGTCACGCGTACGACATTTCCGAGGGCGGGGCCCAGATCGAACTGGATGAAAACCTGCCGATCGGCGCGGAAGTGGCCCTTTGTCTGCATCTTCCGCCCGGTTTCGACACCGGCCCGGGCCGGTCCATCGTCATCCTCGGCCGGATCATCTGGGTCGAGGAAGATGAGACGCCCGGCCCGACGCGAATGGCGATCGCATTCCGCGAATTCGCCCGCGACGTCGATGCCGCGAGGCTGCGCAGGTACTTGTATAGAGGGCAGTTGCGCGTCGCGGCGTGA
- a CDS encoding NERD domain-containing protein, producing MAGRFILGTMTNKSETRSPIRDAPLRHAGDSTLSQIFDHAVPSLKPVFMFAMLCGLVSGVFLGHLIHPFYPYAHFALILLPAGAYIYAHRGIKEMMRTGEPYRLGLTGERAVAERLDELKSRGYRVFHDIPSMRERGANIDHLVVGHGGIFVIETKARSKPVDGTVEMFFDGVSLTRDDGVDESDAIGQVRAVADELREWLLAELDWDASATIRPIVTFPGWYINRSRSIKDKRVWALNDKAMIDWITREDARMSDEIAARVCNRIAERVRRHQRESTNSDR from the coding sequence ATGGCTGGTCGCTTTATTCTTGGCACTATGACAAACAAGTCCGAGACGCGCTCGCCGATTCGGGATGCGCCTCTTCGCCACGCCGGTGACAGCACGCTCTCGCAGATCTTCGATCATGCAGTGCCATCGCTCAAGCCCGTCTTCATGTTCGCGATGTTGTGCGGCCTCGTGTCCGGCGTGTTTCTGGGACACCTCATTCATCCTTTCTATCCGTACGCGCACTTCGCGTTGATCCTGTTGCCAGCCGGCGCGTACATCTATGCGCATCGAGGCATCAAGGAGATGATGCGCACGGGCGAGCCATACCGGCTTGGGCTAACTGGCGAGCGCGCGGTCGCAGAGCGTTTGGATGAGTTGAAATCACGCGGGTACCGCGTGTTTCACGATATTCCTTCGATGCGTGAGCGAGGCGCGAACATCGATCATCTTGTGGTCGGCCATGGAGGCATTTTTGTCATCGAAACGAAGGCGCGGAGCAAACCAGTTGACGGCACGGTGGAGATGTTCTTTGACGGGGTCTCACTCACACGCGACGACGGCGTCGATGAGAGTGACGCGATCGGGCAGGTTCGGGCCGTGGCGGACGAACTGCGCGAGTGGCTGCTGGCTGAGCTTGACTGGGATGCATCAGCTACGATTCGACCGATTGTGACGTTTCCCGGCTGGTATATCAATCGCTCACGGTCGATCAAGGACAAGCGCGTCTGGGCGCTGAACGACAAGGCGATGATCGATTGGATCACCAGAGAAGACGCGCGGATGTCGGATGAAATCGCCGCACGCGTCTGCAACCGAATAGCGGAACGGGTTCGCCGACATCAGCGCGAATCGACGAATTCAGATCGCTGA